The following are encoded together in the Daucus carota subsp. sativus chromosome 5, DH1 v3.0, whole genome shotgun sequence genome:
- the LOC108219816 gene encoding V-type proton ATPase subunit C, whose amino-acid sequence MATRYWVVSLPLQNTPASSLWSRLQDSISKNSFDTPLYRFNIPNLRVGTLDSLLSLSDDLLKSNNFIEAASHKIRRQIEDLERVSGINSSSLTVDGVPVDSYLTRFVWDEARYPTMSPLKEIVDGIHVQVAKIEDDLKVRVAEYNNVRSQLNAINRKQTGSLAVRDLSNIVKPQDLITTEHLVTLLAVVSKYSQKDWLSSYETLTTYVVPRSSKLLHEDNEYALYTVTLFSRDADNFRTKARERGFQVRDFEYNSETQESRKQELEKLLQDQDTLRSSLLQWCYASYGEVFTSWMHFCAVRVSVESILRYGLPPKFLSAVLSPSVKSEKKVRSILEGLSDSSNSTFWKVDDEAGMGGFGGDADAYPYVSFTINLI is encoded by the exons ATGGCCACGAGATACTGGGTCGTATCTCTCCCGCTTCAAAACACCCCCGCCTCATCTCTCTGGAGTCGCCTTCAAGATTCCATCTCCAAAAACTCATTCGACACTCCTCTCTACAGG TTCAATATTCCTAATCTTCGTGTTGGGACATTAGATTCACTCCTATCACTCAGTGATGATCTTCTAAAG TCTAATAACTTCATTGAAGCTGCGTCGCACAAGATACGGCGTCAGATCGAGGATTTGGAGAGGGTTTCTGGGATTAATAGTAGTTCTTTGACTGTCGATGGGGTTCCTGTCGATTCTTATCTTACTAG ATTCGTGTGGGATGAGGCTAGGTATCCGACAATGTCTCCTCTCAAGGAGATCGTGGATGGAATTCATGTACAAGTTGCCAAGATAGAAGATGATCTCAAG GTTCGGGTTGCTGAGTATAACAATGTGCGCAGTCAACTTAATGCCATAAACAGAAAGCAAACCGGAAG TTTAGCCGTTCGTGATCTGTCAAATATAGTGAAGCCTCAGGATCTTATCACAACAGAACATCTGGTGACCCTTCTTGCTGTAGTCTCCAAGTATTCACAGAAAGATTGGTTGTCGAGTTATGAGACACTCACAACTTATGTG GTCCCCAGATCATCTAAGTTGCTACACGAGGACAATGAATATGCTCTTTATACTGTCACATTATTCAGTCGTGATGCTGACAATTTTAGGACCAAGGCACGTGAAAGAGGTTTCCAA GTACGGGATTTTGAATACAACTCAGAGACACAAGAGTCTAGGAAGCAGGAGCTTGAAAAACTGCTGCAAGACCAGGATACTTTGAGGAGCTCTCTCCTCCAGTGGTGTTATGCCAGTTACGGGGAG GTTTTTACCTCCTGGATGCACTTTTGTGCTGTACGTGTGTCTGTGGAGAGCATTCTAAGATATGGACTGCCACCAAAATTCTTG TCTGCCGTATTGTCACCATCCGTGAAAAGTGAGAAGAAAGTACGTTCAATATTAGAGGGACTATCAGACAGTTCAAACAG CACATTTTGGAAAGTTGATGATGAAGCAGGCATGGGTGGTTTTGGAGGTGATGCTGATGCCTATCCATATGTCTCCTTCACTATTAATCTTATATAA